ATCTGGACGTGGCTGAAGCCGAGGTTCTTCAGGCAAAAGCAGCGGTGAATCAGGCTCAGGCCTCGCTCCGTCTCGCCCGGCTCGACCTGGGATACACGAAGATCACCGCTCCCATCACCGGCAGGATCGGCGGGGCGCTTTTTACGAAGGGCAATTTCGTCACGCCCTCCAGCGGGCCTCTGGCGAACATCGTTCAGGTGAACCCCATACGGGTGGCCTTCGCTCTGCCGGATCGGGATTATCTGGACGCCCTGGTGTCCTTCGAGTCCGTCGAAAACGTTTTTCACGCCACGATTCTCCTGCCCAACGGGAAGGAATATCCCTTCGTCGGGCAGCGGGATTTCGAGGAAAACGTCATGGACGACCGGAGCGGCACGATGACCATCCGTCTGCGGTTCGAGAACGACGGAGGAGCGCTCATTCCCGGCTCCATGGTGCGGGTTCGGACCCGTCCCGCCCGGAGCCACGTGGCCATTCTCGTCCCTCAGGAGGCCGTCCTCACCGACGCTCAGGGCGACTATATCTACGTGGTGGACGCGGGCAACGTCACTCACCAGCGTCGGGTGACCCTTGGAGCGGAGGAGGGGACCATGAGGGAGGTGGTTTCCGGACTCATTACAGGAGAAAACATCGTCGTTTACGGCCTTCAGTCCATCCGGCCGGAAATGAAGGTGGCTCCCCTGGAGACGGGAGGAAAGACTTCCGGAAAGACTTCGGCGCGGGCGCCTTCGGAGCGAGGCTCTTCAGAAAGGAAAAACTGAGTCATGTTTTCGAAATTTTTCATAGATCGTCCCCGCTTCGCGATGGTGATTTCCATCCTTATCGCCCTGGCGGGAGTTATCGCGGCCTTCAACCTGCCGGTAAAGCAGTATCCCGACGTGGCTCCGCCTCAGATTCAGGTTTTCGCGGAGTATCCCGGCGCCGACGCCGAGACCATGGCCAACACCCTGGCCGCGCCGCTGGAGGAGGCCATCAACGGCGTGGACGACATGATTTACATGAACTCCACCTCCAGCAACTCCGGACGCTACTCCCTGTCCATCACCTTCAAAACGGGCACGGACTCCAACATGGCTCTGGTTCGGGTGCAGAACCGCGTCCAGCAGGCGACCCCTCAGCTTCCTTCGGAGGTTACGGCCCGGGGCATCACCACCCGGACCAGCTTCGCCAACCAGCTGGGTTTCGTGGCTCTGGTGTCCCCCAAAGGCACCCGGGACTCCCTGTTCCTCATGAACTACGCCTACAGCAACATCGCCAACATCCTGAAGCGCGTTCCCGGCATGGGCAACGTGGAGGTTTTCGGGGCCAAGTACAGCATACGCATCTGGCTGGACCCGGAGCGTCTGGCCTTCCTCGGGATTTCCACCGGAGACGTGGCCAGCGCCATATCCAGCCAGAACCGCCAGGCCTCTCTGGGCTCCGTGGGAGCGGCCCCCGCCGCCGAAGGCAGTCCTCTGGTCTACTCTCTGACCACCCGGGGCCGGCTGGGGACGGTCAAAGAGTTTGAGGACATCGTCCTTCGGGTGTCGGACAGCGGCGGCATGGTCCGGCTGAAGGACGTGTCCCGCATCGAACTGGGGGCGGAGTCCTACAACATGCGAGCGGCCTTCAACAACCTCCCGTCGGCCATGATGGCCCTTTCTCAGGCCAGTACGGCCAACGCCATCGACGTCATGGCCGCCACCCGGGAAACTCTGGACGAGCTGCGGCAAAACCTGCCCTCGGACACGGAGTTCGTGGTGGGTTACGACTCCACGGATTACGTTCGGGCGACGATCACGGAAATTGTGGAAACCCTGCTGCTGACCTTCCTTCTGGTGGTGGGCGTCTGCTACATCTTTCTGCAGGACTGGCGGGTCACTCTGGTTCCGGTGGCCGCCATTCCCGTGTCCCTGCTGGGGACCTTCATCGGTTTCGTGGCCATGGGCTTCAGCATCAACATTCTGACGCTCTTCGGACTGGTTCTCGTCATCGGAACGGTGGTGGACGACGCCATCATCGTGGTGGAACGGGTTCTGTTCGTCATGGATCGGGACAGGTGCGACGCCCGAGCCGCCACGGTGCAGGCCATGCGAGACGTCACCGGTCCCATGACGGCCACCACTCTGGTGTTTTTGGCCATTTTCGTGCCGGTGGCCTTCATGAGCGGAATTACGGGAGAAATTTACCGTCAGTTCGCCGTGACGATCTCCGTGTCGGTGTGCTTCTCTCTGGTGCTGGCCCTGACCCTTTCCCCGGCCATGTGCGCCCACCTGCTCCACGGCATCAGGCCCAAACAGCGCGGGCCTCTGGCCTGGTTCAACAAATGCCTGGCGGCTTCCACCCGTAAATACGTGGCGGGGGCCATGTGGATCGCCCGAAGAAGTTTCGTCACCGTGGGGCTGTTTCTGCTGGTGGTGGCGGCCTGCTGGTGGATCATTCGGGTGACGCCCACGGCCTTCATTCCCGATGAGGACCAGGGCGCCGTGTTCGCGGCGGTACAGCTTCCCGAGGGCGCTTCTCAGAACCGTCTCGGCGCCGTCGTCGACAGCTTCGTTTCTCAGGCCCGAACCGTCCCCGGCGTGGAGTATGTCATGGCCGTTCAGGGCTTCAGCCTTCTGGGGGACTCCGGCGAAAACGTGGGAAGCGTCGTCATGCCCCTCCAGAACTGGGATAAGCGGGATACACCCGAAACCAGCCAGGCCGCCATCGTGGGAAAAATTCGCGCTCTGGCCGCCACGTTCCCGGAGGCGCAGATTCAGGTGTTCACTCCTCCCGCCATCATGGGCATGGGACTGGCCGGAGGGCTGGATCTGCGGCTGCAGGCCACGCTGGACCGAGACCCCGGAAAACTGGAGGGCATCATGAACGACCTCATCGCGAAGATCAGCCAGTCGCCGGAGTTTCTCTACTCCTTCAGCAACTACACCTCCAACACCCCCCACATTTATCTGGATCTGGACAGGGAGAAGGCGGAGATGCTGCAGGTCCCGCTCAACAACATCTTCAGCACGCTTCAGACCTACTTCGGGACGGCCTACATCAACGACATCAACCTGGGCTCTCAGGTCAACCGGGTCATTCTGGAGTCGGACTGGCCCTACCGGAAGGGGATCGACAGCGTGGGCAGCATATGGGTGCGCGGCGCGGAGGGGAATCAGGTTCCGATCAAGAGCTTCGCAACCCTGAAAAAAACTCTGGCGCCACGGTCCGTCAGCCGCTACAACCTCTATCCCACCGCCGCCATCACCGCGGTTTTGCAGCCAGGTTACTCCACGGGACAGGGGATCGCCCGGATCCTTGAACTGGCCAAGACCCTGCCGGAGGGCTACATCACCGCCTGGTCCGGTCTGACCTATCAGGAAAGTCAGTCGGGAGGGCAGGTTATGCTGATTATCGGCATCGCCCTTCTGTTCGGC
This DNA window, taken from Synergistaceae bacterium, encodes the following:
- a CDS encoding efflux RND transporter periplasmic adaptor subunit, whose protein sequence is MALPEDNQNTAADPGENPENAAVQSAGVEQENPGADTVTEAAQAEETERQPSETEEQAAPMNPDPVRVEPGQIRAVKIEPEARKDLQKPAKNRMGTVIAAIIMLGVAAYAANLYLSDKTASRARTAAGAGAGARPAPSVVLNTVVSVDLATEREYIGRVESMQTVQLRPQVSGQIAGVHFKEGSLVKEGDLLFSLDARQYQATVDLRNAELGRSQAALDRAQKYLNRLKSADRRSVSASDLDVAEAEVLQAKAAVNQAQASLRLARLDLGYTKITAPITGRIGGALFTKGNFVTPSSGPLANIVQVNPIRVAFALPDRDYLDALVSFESVENVFHATILLPNGKEYPFVGQRDFEENVMDDRSGTMTIRLRFENDGGALIPGSMVRVRTRPARSHVAILVPQEAVLTDAQGDYIYVVDAGNVTHQRRVTLGAEEGTMREVVSGLITGENIVVYGLQSIRPEMKVAPLETGGKTSGKTSARAPSERGSSERKN
- a CDS encoding efflux RND transporter permease subunit — translated: MFSKFFIDRPRFAMVISILIALAGVIAAFNLPVKQYPDVAPPQIQVFAEYPGADAETMANTLAAPLEEAINGVDDMIYMNSTSSNSGRYSLSITFKTGTDSNMALVRVQNRVQQATPQLPSEVTARGITTRTSFANQLGFVALVSPKGTRDSLFLMNYAYSNIANILKRVPGMGNVEVFGAKYSIRIWLDPERLAFLGISTGDVASAISSQNRQASLGSVGAAPAAEGSPLVYSLTTRGRLGTVKEFEDIVLRVSDSGGMVRLKDVSRIELGAESYNMRAAFNNLPSAMMALSQASTANAIDVMAATRETLDELRQNLPSDTEFVVGYDSTDYVRATITEIVETLLLTFLLVVGVCYIFLQDWRVTLVPVAAIPVSLLGTFIGFVAMGFSINILTLFGLVLVIGTVVDDAIIVVERVLFVMDRDRCDARAATVQAMRDVTGPMTATTLVFLAIFVPVAFMSGITGEIYRQFAVTISVSVCFSLVLALTLSPAMCAHLLHGIRPKQRGPLAWFNKCLAASTRKYVAGAMWIARRSFVTVGLFLLVVAACWWIIRVTPTAFIPDEDQGAVFAAVQLPEGASQNRLGAVVDSFVSQARTVPGVEYVMAVQGFSLLGDSGENVGSVVMPLQNWDKRDTPETSQAAIVGKIRALAATFPEAQIQVFTPPAIMGMGLAGGLDLRLQATLDRDPGKLEGIMNDLIAKISQSPEFLYSFSNYTSNTPHIYLDLDREKAEMLQVPLNNIFSTLQTYFGTAYINDINLGSQVNRVILESDWPYRKGIDSVGSIWVRGAEGNQVPIKSFATLKKTLAPRSVSRYNLYPTAAITAVLQPGYSTGQGIARILELAKTLPEGYITAWSGLTYQESQSGGQVMLIIGIALLFGYFFLVAQYESWTVPLGVVLSLPVALLGAVAGILVMKISLSIYTQLGILLLVGLAAKNAILIIEFAKEQHDDHGLPILQAAAEAGFERFRSVLMTAFTCVFGVFPMLIATGAGAVSRLHVGTTMFFGMSVATIFGIFLIPGLYVVLQTNRERVKAFIARLFSKKPAETDAEVKS